In a genomic window of uncultured Flavobacterium sp.:
- a CDS encoding transposase has protein sequence MKKYLFYVGIDVSKAKLDINILDSLTLKSEHFIIENNIKNILIFIKKIDRKFDTKCTLFCCENTGVYTNHLSNVLVKLNLDLWIVPAIEIKKSKGISRGKNDKTDAKDISYYSYRNIDKLKLFTFASIDIQKLKMLYTEREKMLKALLLIQTTKESKAFTDKIIFKEVSQINQTLVKSIKNSIHKIESKIKEVIKTNDQLSKQAQLIKSIPGLGEQTSVYLIIATKGFTAFKNWRQFACYSGVAPFEHSSGSSIKGRTRVSHMADKKMKTLLQMCAMTTLKYDPQLKEYYNKKKTEGKNSMLVLNNIRCKLISRVFAVINRETPYINTYKFAA, from the coding sequence ATGAAAAAGTATTTATTTTATGTTGGGATTGATGTATCAAAAGCAAAATTGGATATTAATATCCTTGACTCTTTAACTCTTAAATCAGAGCATTTTATCATAGAAAACAATATTAAAAATATTTTAATATTTATTAAAAAAATCGATAGAAAATTTGATACAAAATGTACTCTTTTTTGTTGTGAGAACACGGGTGTCTATACGAATCATTTATCAAATGTTTTAGTAAAGCTTAATTTAGATTTATGGATTGTTCCTGCTATTGAAATAAAAAAATCAAAAGGAATTTCAAGAGGAAAAAATGATAAAACTGATGCTAAAGATATTTCTTATTACAGCTATAGAAACATTGATAAATTAAAACTATTCACTTTTGCAAGCATAGATATTCAAAAACTAAAAATGCTGTATACTGAAAGAGAGAAAATGCTAAAAGCGTTATTACTTATACAAACGACCAAGGAAAGTAAGGCTTTCACAGACAAAATAATTTTTAAAGAAGTATCACAAATTAACCAAACGCTTGTCAAATCTATTAAAAATTCTATTCATAAAATTGAGTCAAAAATTAAAGAAGTCATTAAAACAAACGATCAATTATCTAAGCAAGCTCAACTTATCAAATCAATTCCTGGATTGGGAGAACAAACCAGCGTGTATTTGATTATTGCTACAAAAGGATTTACAGCTTTTAAAAATTGGAGACAATTTGCCTGTTATTCAGGTGTTGCGCCTTTTGAACATAGTTCCGGTTCCAGTATAAAAGGAAGGACCAGAGTAAGTCATATGGCAGATAAAAAAATGAAAACATTATTACAAATGTGTGCTATGACAACATTAAAATACGATCCACAATTAAAAGAATATTACAATAAGAAAAAAACGGAAGGTAAAAACTCAATGTTGGTTTTAAATAATATTAGATGCAAACTTATAAGCAGAGTTTTTGCCGTTATCAACAGAGAAACTCCCTATATCAATACTTATAAATTTGCAGCTTAA